From the genome of Gracilibacillus salitolerans, one region includes:
- a CDS encoding L-cystine transporter yields MDTVFIIINIAIMLLFIGILIGMQRKFVSFSKRVFAGLGLGILLGAFLQIVYSADSEIVTATTDWYNIVGRGYVRLLMMIVIPLVMVSIIQSIINLEKSSELGKMSAWIIGILVSTAMVAAVVGVTSSSIFNLNADQIEMGQAEQDRAASLEETLGSVEGMTTPQKILEFIPSNIFLDMTGERATSVIAVVIFSILIGVAVLGVRRKQPEQAEKFVDIVNTFYTVIMRIVTIILRLAPFGILGLMANTVAQTNVAGIIELGKFVGASYVALIAMFIIHMIILAIFGLNPLTYTRKVLPVLSFAFTSRSSAGTIPLTIQVQKESLGVHSGTANMAASFGATIGQNGCAGIYPAMLAVMIAPTQGIDPLSPGFLLPLILIIGISSFGVAGVGGGATFAALIVLSSMNLPVALAGLLITVEPLIDMGRTALNVNDSILSGTLTSKIMKKLNIKKYNDKEAVSKDIAV; encoded by the coding sequence ATGGATACAGTTTTTATAATTATCAATATTGCCATTATGCTTTTATTTATTGGTATCTTAATCGGAATGCAGCGAAAATTTGTATCGTTCAGTAAACGAGTTTTCGCAGGTTTAGGTTTGGGTATTCTATTAGGTGCTTTTTTACAAATTGTCTATTCAGCAGATTCAGAAATCGTTACTGCGACAACAGATTGGTATAATATCGTTGGGCGAGGATATGTCCGTCTATTAATGATGATAGTTATTCCATTAGTAATGGTTTCTATTATTCAATCAATCATTAATTTAGAGAAATCATCTGAATTAGGAAAAATGTCAGCTTGGATCATTGGTATTCTTGTTTCTACCGCTATGGTAGCTGCGGTGGTTGGTGTAACAAGTTCATCTATCTTTAACTTAAATGCAGATCAAATAGAAATGGGTCAAGCTGAACAGGATCGAGCAGCGTCATTAGAGGAAACGTTAGGATCAGTTGAAGGAATGACGACCCCTCAAAAAATACTAGAATTTATTCCATCTAATATTTTCTTAGATATGACAGGAGAGCGTGCAACCTCTGTTATTGCTGTTGTTATCTTCTCTATTTTAATCGGAGTTGCCGTATTGGGTGTCAGAAGAAAACAACCGGAACAAGCAGAAAAATTTGTTGATATAGTCAACACTTTTTACACGGTGATTATGCGTATTGTAACTATCATTTTACGCTTAGCGCCATTTGGTATTTTAGGATTAATGGCAAATACAGTAGCACAGACAAATGTAGCAGGTATTATTGAACTTGGTAAATTTGTTGGTGCATCTTATGTAGCGTTGATTGCCATGTTTATTATTCACATGATTATTCTAGCTATATTTGGATTAAATCCATTAACCTATACACGTAAAGTATTGCCAGTATTAAGCTTTGCATTTACATCAAGATCAAGTGCAGGTACTATTCCGTTAACGATTCAAGTACAGAAGGAAAGCCTTGGTGTTCATAGTGGTACAGCCAATATGGCAGCATCATTTGGTGCAACCATTGGTCAAAACGGTTGTGCGGGGATTTATCCAGCGATGTTAGCGGTAATGATCGCACCGACTCAAGGAATCGATCCGTTATCACCAGGTTTCTTATTGCCACTGATCTTAATTATTGGTATTAGTTCATTCGGTGTTGCTGGTGTTGGTGGTGGTGCAACATTTGCTGCATTAATCGTGCTATCATCTATGAACTTACCAGTAGCATTAGCAGGTTTACTTATTACAGTAGAGCCTCTAATCGATATGGGACGTACAGCATTGAATGTAAATGACTCCATCTTATCTGGAACATTAACATCTAAAATAATGAAAAAACTAAACATAAAAAAATACAACGATAAAGAAGCAGTTAGCAAAGATATCGCTGTATAA
- a CDS encoding fructosamine kinase family protein has product MHKTLRLIGDHSPVQLVQPVAGGDINQAYYVQTAENHYFIKTNQHVPADFFKIEADGLERIRATNTIAVPEVYHYDIAKDDEEIVLIMEWLEGSKNASTGRVLGENLAALHSAEAGSNYGLDQATFVGELTQQNVWYDNWVDYYREKRLRPQMKLAIEKGRMSGKRRERMESLLANLDQYIPKTPRVSLLHGDLWGGNWLAGKDGEPYLIDPSVVYGDHLFEIAFTELFGGFPADFYQSYQAAFPLEDYYQDVKPIYQLFYLLVHLNIFGEGYGGSVDRILARY; this is encoded by the coding sequence ATGCACAAAACCTTACGGTTAATCGGGGATCATTCCCCCGTTCAGCTTGTCCAGCCTGTAGCTGGTGGTGATATTAATCAAGCTTATTATGTCCAAACAGCTGAAAACCATTATTTTATCAAAACCAATCAACACGTACCTGCCGATTTTTTTAAAATAGAAGCGGATGGGTTAGAACGAATTCGTGCGACCAATACCATTGCTGTACCAGAAGTATATCATTATGACATCGCTAAAGATGATGAAGAAATTGTTTTAATAATGGAATGGTTGGAAGGTAGTAAAAATGCCTCCACCGGTCGTGTGTTAGGGGAAAATTTAGCCGCCTTACATTCAGCAGAAGCTGGTTCCAATTATGGGTTAGATCAGGCCACATTTGTTGGGGAATTGACTCAGCAAAATGTATGGTATGACAATTGGGTGGATTATTACAGAGAGAAGCGCCTCCGTCCACAAATGAAGCTTGCGATTGAAAAAGGAAGAATGAGTGGCAAAAGACGCGAGCGTATGGAATCTTTATTAGCCAATCTAGATCAATACATACCGAAAACTCCCCGTGTGTCGTTGCTACATGGTGATTTATGGGGTGGAAATTGGCTAGCTGGTAAAGATGGGGAACCATATCTAATTGATCCGTCTGTTGTTTATGGCGATCATTTATTTGAGATTGCATTCACGGAGCTGTTTGGTGGTTTCCCGGCTGATTTTTATCAGAGTTATCAGGCTGCGTTTCCGCTAGAGGATTATTATCAGGATGTGAAACCGATTTATCAGTTATTCTATTTGCTGGTCCATTTGAATATCTTCGGAGAAGGGTATGGCGGAAGTGTCGATCGAATACTTGCACGTTATTGA
- a CDS encoding TerC family protein, translated as MELLLEYGWVLLVLIGLEGILAADNALVLAIMVKHLPDDQRKKALFYGLAGAFVLRFASLFIISFLVDVWQVQAIGAAYLLFISIKHLYDTFRKKNKGETGAEEQAEEAMEKGGTGFWMTVLKVELADLAFAVDSILAAVALAVALPATGIGTVGSLDTGQFLVVLAGGMIGLIIMRFAANVFVKLLHERPGLEVAAFVIVGWVGIKLVVSVLAHEDVHLLPHDFAHSLAWKLTFYLVLVGIAVAGWFLSSKNEEAEA; from the coding sequence TTGGAATTACTGTTAGAGTACGGATGGGTTTTACTAGTTTTAATTGGTCTAGAAGGGATTTTAGCAGCAGATAATGCGCTTGTTTTAGCGATTATGGTCAAGCATTTACCGGATGACCAACGTAAAAAAGCACTATTTTATGGGTTAGCAGGTGCTTTTGTCTTAAGATTCGCTTCATTATTTATTATTTCGTTCCTTGTTGATGTATGGCAAGTACAGGCAATTGGAGCAGCTTATTTGCTATTTATCTCGATTAAGCATTTATATGACACATTTCGTAAGAAGAATAAGGGAGAAACAGGTGCAGAAGAACAGGCAGAAGAGGCGATGGAAAAAGGTGGAACTGGATTCTGGATGACCGTCTTAAAAGTTGAACTTGCTGACTTAGCATTTGCGGTGGATTCAATTTTAGCGGCCGTTGCATTAGCCGTTGCTTTACCTGCAACAGGTATCGGTACGGTCGGAAGCCTTGATACAGGCCAATTCCTAGTCGTCCTTGCTGGTGGGATGATTGGATTAATCATTATGCGTTTTGCAGCTAATGTATTTGTTAAATTATTGCATGAACGTCCAGGGTTGGAAGTCGCAGCATTTGTTATTGTCGGATGGGTTGGTATTAAATTGGTAGTAAGTGTATTAGCACATGAAGATGTGCACTTATTACCACACGATTTCGCACACTCTCTGGCATGGAAATTAACATTCTATCTTGTACTTGTTGGTATCGCAGTAGCTGGTTGGTTTCTCTCCAGTAAAAACGAAGAAGCAGAAGCGTAA
- a CDS encoding OsmC family protein, which translates to MAIHQFTLNATWPGGRNEVGHIEAGNLNTKISIPPEMDGPGIGTNPDEMLLGAAATCYVITMAAMIERAHLPLEHIALSSVGDVDVTNGVFTYKRITHRPVVVLKKEATAKHLQRLKEIVKQAESSCMISRAIQGNVELVLEEDISIAT; encoded by the coding sequence ATGGCAATACATCAATTTACGTTAAATGCCACGTGGCCTGGTGGTAGAAATGAAGTAGGACATATTGAAGCAGGCAATTTAAACACTAAAATTTCAATACCCCCAGAAATGGATGGTCCGGGGATTGGTACAAATCCAGACGAAATGCTATTAGGTGCTGCTGCTACCTGTTATGTAATTACAATGGCAGCAATGATTGAACGAGCACACCTTCCCCTCGAGCACATAGCGTTAAGCTCTGTAGGAGATGTCGATGTTACCAATGGTGTATTTACTTATAAACGAATCACCCACCGCCCTGTTGTGGTATTGAAAAAAGAAGCAACTGCAAAGCATTTACAACGATTAAAAGAAATCGTCAAACAAGCAGAGTCATCCTGTATGATCTCTCGAGCAATTCAAGGAAACGTCGAATTAGTGCTAGAAGAAGATATATCCATCGCCACATAA
- a CDS encoding aminopeptidase, with protein MQELLRKYAKLALHTGVNLQEGQGLLVQAPIEAIEFVRIVVKQAYELGAKNVHVEWKDDALTYLKMKHASMEVLENFPEWRKDALVGMVKDGYALLNIYGENPDLLQGIEGKRMAAVTKASSTALKEYRDYMMNDRARWSIVGYPTTDWAQKIYPDLDAEEAKGKLWQEIFRIARVDQDDPIEAWKQHNQLLRNAREYLNEKNYAKLHFQAAGTDLTIELPEGHIWHGGAAKATDGVTFNPNMPTEEVFSMPHKYGVNGHVTSTKPLSFQGQLIENFTLTFKDGKVVDYTCEKGEEVLKQLLEADEDGASRLGEVALVPHESPVSQAGIIFFNTLFDENASCHIALGKAYPTNIEGGSDMKEKEMDQNGVNDSIVHEDFMIGSADMDIDGITKDGEKEEIFRNGTWAISF; from the coding sequence ATGCAGGAATTACTAAGAAAATATGCAAAATTAGCATTACATACAGGTGTCAATTTACAAGAAGGTCAAGGATTATTGGTTCAGGCACCGATTGAAGCGATTGAATTTGTCCGAATCGTTGTGAAGCAAGCATACGAATTAGGAGCAAAAAATGTCCATGTCGAATGGAAAGATGATGCACTAACTTATTTAAAAATGAAGCATGCATCAATGGAAGTATTGGAGAATTTTCCAGAATGGCGTAAGGATGCTTTGGTGGGTATGGTAAAAGACGGCTATGCTCTATTAAATATTTATGGTGAAAACCCTGATCTCTTGCAAGGTATCGAGGGTAAACGGATGGCTGCGGTAACGAAAGCAAGTTCTACCGCTTTAAAAGAATATCGTGATTACATGATGAACGATCGAGCACGCTGGTCAATCGTTGGTTATCCCACAACAGACTGGGCTCAAAAAATATATCCAGACTTAGATGCAGAAGAAGCGAAAGGGAAGCTATGGCAGGAAATTTTCCGTATTGCACGTGTTGATCAAGATGATCCGATCGAAGCGTGGAAACAACATAATCAATTATTACGAAATGCTCGTGAATATTTAAATGAAAAAAACTATGCAAAGCTTCATTTTCAAGCAGCAGGAACAGATTTAACGATTGAATTACCGGAAGGACATATTTGGCATGGAGGGGCAGCGAAAGCAACAGATGGAGTTACGTTTAACCCGAATATGCCGACAGAAGAAGTGTTTTCTATGCCTCATAAATACGGAGTCAATGGCCATGTTACAAGTACAAAACCACTCAGCTTCCAAGGGCAGTTAATCGAGAACTTCACATTGACTTTTAAGGATGGTAAGGTAGTTGATTACACATGTGAGAAAGGGGAAGAAGTGCTCAAACAGTTGTTAGAAGCAGATGAGGATGGCGCGTCCCGTTTAGGTGAAGTCGCTTTAGTACCACATGAATCTCCAGTTTCTCAAGCAGGGATTATTTTCTTTAATACATTGTTTGACGAAAATGCATCTTGCCATATTGCATTAGGAAAAGCATATCCAACAAATATAGAAGGCGGATCTGATATGAAAGAGAAGGAAATGGATCAAAATGGTGTCAATGACAGTATTGTCCATGAAGACTTTATGATTGGCTCTGCAGATATGGATATTGATGGTATTACAAAAGACGGGGAAAAAGAAGAGATTTTCCGTAATGGCACATGGGCTATTTCGTTCTAA
- a CDS encoding sodium-dependent transporter has protein sequence MQRENWASRLGFMLAAMGSAVGLGNIWRFSYVAGENGGGAFLILYILSVLVIGIPLLLVEVSIGRKAQRDIVGSYKKLAPKQPWFMVGYLGVASAFLILSFYSVVAGWALYYWWRYVTGAMSEMPEIGFGGSFEAFISQDYAPLFWHALFMGITMLIVLVGVKKGIELANKILMPILALMMIALAIYSITLPGAADGLAFLFQPDWSVLDDPSVYIAALGQAFFSLSLGVGTMMTYGSYLTKQHQLPGATVGIGVMDTLFAIISGIVIFPAVFAFGINPSSGPPLVFITLPEIFYQMNFGDIIGLIFFTALSLAAISSSISLLEVPVAYLMRAANMSRKFASLIVGIVIFASGVTVSLGMGKWSEITLIGDRNILDSMDFLSSNVFLPIGGLTMAVFVGWYFTKHEALEASDLTNNPIGQLWYVLVKFIAPILIIIIFLNSLGIV, from the coding sequence ATGCAACGAGAAAATTGGGCATCAAGGTTAGGATTTATGTTAGCTGCAATGGGTTCTGCTGTTGGATTGGGTAATATTTGGCGGTTCTCTTATGTGGCTGGTGAAAATGGTGGGGGAGCATTTCTAATTTTATATATTTTAAGTGTGTTAGTTATCGGTATTCCATTATTATTAGTAGAAGTGAGTATCGGGCGGAAGGCGCAAAGAGATATTGTCGGATCATATAAAAAACTAGCACCGAAACAGCCATGGTTTATGGTTGGTTATTTAGGTGTTGCGAGTGCCTTTCTCATCCTTAGCTTTTACAGTGTAGTAGCTGGCTGGGCACTGTATTACTGGTGGAGATATGTAACAGGTGCGATGTCGGAGATGCCGGAGATAGGGTTTGGTGGATCCTTTGAGGCATTCATTTCACAGGATTATGCACCATTATTCTGGCATGCCCTTTTCATGGGGATTACCATGTTAATTGTCTTAGTAGGTGTTAAAAAAGGAATCGAGCTTGCCAATAAAATATTAATGCCTATTTTAGCATTAATGATGATTGCGTTGGCTATTTATAGTATAACGTTACCAGGCGCTGCTGATGGACTTGCGTTCCTCTTTCAGCCGGACTGGTCGGTATTAGATGATCCTTCTGTATATATTGCAGCATTAGGACAAGCTTTCTTTTCGTTGAGTTTAGGTGTTGGTACGATGATGACATACGGAAGTTATTTAACGAAACAGCACCAGTTACCAGGCGCGACCGTGGGAATTGGTGTGATGGATACCTTATTTGCGATTATTTCAGGTATTGTGATTTTTCCAGCTGTATTTGCCTTTGGCATTAACCCTAGTTCTGGACCGCCACTTGTTTTCATCACGTTACCGGAAATCTTTTATCAAATGAACTTCGGTGATATCATTGGTTTGATATTCTTTACGGCATTAAGCTTAGCCGCTATTTCCTCTTCGATTTCATTGCTGGAAGTACCGGTTGCATATCTGATGCGTGCGGCAAATATGTCAAGAAAATTCGCATCACTTATCGTCGGCATCGTCATATTTGCATCTGGTGTCACGGTTTCCTTAGGAATGGGAAAATGGAGCGAAATTACCTTAATTGGTGATCGAAACATTTTAGATTCAATGGACTTTCTTTCGTCTAATGTTTTCTTACCAATAGGTGGACTAACGATGGCAGTATTTGTCGGTTGGTATTTTACCAAACATGAAGCATTGGAAGCATCGGATTTAACCAATAATCCAATTGGTCAGCTCTGGTATGTACTAGTGAAATTTATCGCGCCGATCTTAATCATTATCATTTTCTTAAATTCGCTTGGAATTGTATAA
- a CDS encoding efflux RND transporter permease subunit, with protein METLIKYRKIVWIFVLLFIITGVFTYLQTPKRDIPEIEQNIASISTAYPGASPEVVEQVITNPIEEEILDIDGVDQVTSASTNGFSTLTITLDDNANTDSVYSTIRQYVQDAQRNFPDEAMSPDVTTDLASSSVATYHLLSRDRDHLFSTREQLEDWKSSLSEIKGVASVSVKGLPDQKVVISLDQELLSENRIQPHQVIEAIQNELSPSALGTEQNQDQNILLNIDSIDDISQLADIYITEDMYLTDLATISVENEIVKDLITHHKQAALSVTIFAENAVNISSLQAQIDEKIIELKEDLPADVSVEQFYSQSTVIDEVYTNLLISFAISLLAVIVIMILGLPLSSAILVAFALPISIIIGFIPLPYTGVDFNQISIIGIIVAIGILVDDAIVVNDNIMRRYQLGDPPLEGVKKGVKEVGVSIVTSTLLIVFSFFPLTFLSGSNGEFIRALPIALMGTIIASTLIALTVIPTIQYTRQLKLYRTKKRHIGFLTNLFRWLEDQYATKVLPKTIKKPWLTVISGVIICILLLLLVIKVPFEFFPAADRQEVTLSLTLNEGTPIEETDQTLAEIENYLHGNAEHIHETVRYTGGGLPNIFNSSLTRSAENTGQIVVRVDRDQTSASDFIENYQEGIREKFPDGEIFLETIVSGPPLSPTIELKIQGRDLEVLLEKSTVLKDKLNELDSVDIATVNAGTSQPVKTYEIDRDFLAENGIPINQVKNTLQFANAGIPLSEINSENDRLSMELVLDEGAENAIDLSALNAVVTTEEGMPEIYTYDEFVSVHTEEQMAAITHENGKRSLMIAAYDSGEGNFASETAEVIEAMDTELAELGDHYALIEDGEASAETEFFVEVAKLFVIVLFLIYITLAVQFNSLLTPVLITSTVFLAVTGAVVGLFVSGEPLSFLAVLGIVSLSGIVVRNSILIIEFIEHNKQRYDGNTVDAIIAAGRARLRPIILTTLTSIAALTPIIFMGDVLFQPLAVSIVSGIIFSTALTLLLLPAFYITMERMRNKK; from the coding sequence TTGGAAACATTAATAAAATATCGAAAAATAGTTTGGATTTTCGTTTTATTATTTATTATTACTGGTGTTTTTACATATTTACAAACGCCAAAGCGTGATATACCAGAAATCGAACAAAATATTGCTTCGATCTCAACAGCTTACCCTGGGGCAAGTCCGGAAGTAGTCGAACAGGTTATTACAAATCCTATTGAAGAGGAAATACTTGACATTGATGGTGTTGATCAAGTGACATCTGCTTCCACGAATGGTTTTTCTACCCTAACGATTACATTAGATGATAACGCAAACACGGACTCAGTCTATTCCACGATACGGCAGTATGTGCAGGATGCTCAGAGAAACTTTCCAGATGAAGCAATGTCACCGGATGTAACAACAGATCTTGCTAGCTCAAGTGTTGCTACCTACCATTTACTGAGTAGAGACCGTGATCATCTGTTTTCTACTCGTGAACAACTAGAGGATTGGAAATCTAGCTTAAGCGAAATAAAGGGAGTTGCTTCTGTTTCCGTTAAAGGATTACCAGATCAGAAAGTTGTTATTTCATTGGATCAAGAATTGTTATCAGAGAATCGGATTCAACCTCATCAAGTGATTGAAGCCATTCAAAATGAGTTAAGCCCAAGTGCATTAGGAACCGAACAAAATCAAGATCAGAATATTTTATTAAATATAGACTCTATCGATGACATATCACAGTTAGCAGACATTTACATAACAGAAGATATGTATTTAACTGATCTTGCTACTATTTCAGTAGAAAACGAAATAGTAAAGGATTTGATTACACATCATAAACAAGCCGCATTATCAGTAACGATTTTTGCAGAAAATGCTGTTAATATTTCAAGTCTACAGGCTCAAATTGATGAAAAAATAATAGAATTAAAAGAGGATTTACCGGCTGATGTTTCCGTAGAACAATTCTACTCACAAAGCACAGTCATTGATGAGGTGTATACGAATTTATTAATCTCTTTTGCGATATCTTTACTTGCTGTCATTGTCATTATGATTCTAGGATTACCATTATCTTCTGCTATTTTAGTGGCATTCGCTCTTCCGATTTCGATTATTATCGGCTTCATTCCTTTACCATATACAGGAGTAGACTTTAACCAAATTTCGATCATCGGTATTATTGTAGCGATAGGTATATTAGTCGATGATGCGATCGTTGTGAATGATAATATTATGCGGCGTTATCAATTAGGAGACCCACCACTTGAAGGAGTAAAAAAAGGGGTGAAAGAAGTCGGTGTCTCGATTGTGACATCCACTTTATTAATCGTGTTCAGTTTCTTCCCTTTGACTTTTTTATCCGGTAGTAATGGAGAATTTATTCGCGCTTTACCGATCGCCTTGATGGGGACTATTATTGCATCTACATTAATAGCCTTGACAGTCATCCCAACCATTCAATATACAAGACAATTAAAGTTATACCGCACCAAAAAGCGCCATATCGGATTTTTAACAAACCTTTTCCGTTGGCTTGAAGATCAATATGCTACTAAAGTTTTACCAAAAACTATCAAAAAACCATGGCTTACAGTTATTAGTGGGGTGATCATTTGTATTTTATTACTGTTATTAGTTATAAAAGTACCCTTTGAATTCTTCCCTGCTGCAGACCGTCAAGAAGTAACACTATCCTTAACGCTAAATGAAGGTACACCGATAGAAGAAACAGATCAAACATTAGCAGAAATAGAAAACTATCTACATGGCAATGCCGAACATATCCATGAAACAGTTCGCTATACTGGAGGTGGCCTACCTAATATCTTCAATTCCAGTTTGACTAGGTCTGCTGAAAATACCGGTCAAATAGTTGTTCGTGTTGACCGTGATCAAACATCTGCCAGTGATTTTATCGAAAATTATCAAGAAGGAATACGAGAGAAGTTTCCTGATGGCGAAATTTTCTTAGAAACAATCGTATCAGGTCCACCGCTATCTCCAACGATTGAATTAAAAATACAAGGAAGAGATTTGGAAGTGTTGCTGGAAAAATCGACTGTATTAAAAGATAAATTAAATGAACTCGATTCTGTTGATATAGCAACAGTGAATGCAGGAACTAGCCAACCAGTAAAAACCTATGAGATTGACCGCGATTTCTTGGCTGAAAATGGTATTCCAATTAATCAAGTTAAAAACACTCTTCAATTTGCAAATGCTGGTATACCACTGTCTGAAATAAATAGCGAAAATGACAGGTTAAGCATGGAATTAGTGTTAGATGAGGGAGCAGAAAATGCTATAGACTTAAGTGCCTTGAATGCTGTCGTCACTACGGAAGAAGGTATGCCGGAGATTTACACCTATGATGAGTTTGTATCTGTTCATACAGAAGAACAAATGGCTGCGATCACGCATGAAAATGGAAAGAGAAGCCTTATGATTGCTGCATATGATTCTGGTGAAGGTAATTTTGCTTCCGAAACAGCAGAGGTGATCGAAGCGATGGATACAGAACTTGCCGAATTAGGTGACCATTATGCTTTGATTGAAGATGGAGAAGCAAGTGCTGAGACAGAATTCTTTGTAGAGGTCGCTAAGTTGTTTGTGATTGTGTTATTCCTTATCTATATAACTCTAGCTGTTCAGTTTAATTCTTTATTGACACCTGTTTTAATTACTAGTACTGTATTTTTAGCCGTGACAGGTGCGGTTGTTGGCTTATTTGTCAGTGGTGAGCCACTTAGCTTCCTAGCAGTACTCGGTATTGTGTCCTTATCAGGGATCGTCGTTCGAAACTCGATCTTAATTATTGAATTTATTGAACACAATAAACAGCGCTATGACGGTAATACAGTTGATGCCATTATTGCGGCAGGCCGTGCAAGGTTACGACCGATTATTTTAACAACATTGACATCCATTGCCGCGTTAACACCGATTATTTTTATGGGGGATGTATTGTTTCAACCATTAGCCGTATCGATTGTGTCTGGGATTATTTTCTCGACAGCATTGACATTATTATTACTTCCAGCCTTTTATATAACAATGGAACGAATGAGAAATAAGAAATAG
- a CDS encoding acyltransferase family protein, with amino-acid sequence MRREAYFDNAKLLFIFLVVFGHLIQPLKPNIQLVDVIYQWIYIFHMPVFILVSGFFAKGASDKGYLLKLAKRILLPYFLFQLFYSIYFLGIGKNSWDTTLYDPHWGLWFLLSLFSWHILLIGYKKLKPVYGIPLAFAIGVLVGYLPFIGPSFSLSRTLVFFPFFLIGYWLSKERLFSWQTVNKKAVAIGILIAVFVVSYVTPTIPAQWLFGSHSYQGLDAAVSGGLMRSMLYIVAMLMVFSVLLLIPNKHYSFTPLGKNTMYVYLLHGVIIQYGRQANLLAVDQNFDTLGLAVIAAAIVWFLASKWVVTFTQPIVEGKTDHIMKWWKEKKNKQQSPDKVYQYQEKSS; translated from the coding sequence ATGCGACGAGAAGCTTATTTTGACAATGCCAAACTCTTATTTATATTTTTAGTTGTGTTTGGTCACTTAATTCAGCCTTTAAAGCCAAATATTCAATTAGTCGATGTAATTTATCAATGGATTTATATTTTTCACATGCCTGTCTTTATTTTAGTAAGTGGTTTTTTTGCCAAGGGGGCAAGTGATAAAGGATACTTGTTGAAATTAGCTAAGCGAATCTTACTCCCGTACTTCTTATTCCAACTGTTTTATTCTATCTATTTTTTAGGGATTGGTAAAAATAGTTGGGATACAACGCTGTATGACCCACATTGGGGATTATGGTTCTTGTTGAGCTTATTCAGCTGGCACATATTATTGATTGGATATAAAAAACTGAAACCTGTTTATGGCATACCACTGGCTTTTGCCATTGGTGTTTTGGTTGGTTATTTACCATTTATCGGCCCATCATTTAGTTTATCGAGAACACTTGTCTTTTTTCCGTTTTTCTTAATTGGTTACTGGCTGTCCAAGGAACGATTATTTAGTTGGCAGACAGTCAATAAAAAGGCAGTAGCGATCGGCATTTTAATTGCGGTATTTGTCGTGAGTTATGTGACACCTACAATTCCAGCTCAGTGGTTATTTGGTTCACATTCATATCAAGGGTTGGATGCGGCAGTTAGCGGTGGTTTGATGCGTTCTATGTTATATATAGTAGCAATGTTAATGGTCTTTTCGGTGTTACTTTTAATCCCGAATAAACACTATTCTTTTACACCTCTAGGAAAAAATACGATGTATGTCTATTTATTGCATGGTGTTATTATTCAATACGGACGTCAAGCGAACTTACTGGCAGTAGATCAAAATTTTGATACGTTAGGTCTCGCTGTCATCGCAGCTGCAATCGTTTGGTTCTTAGCTTCCAAGTGGGTTGTAACCTTCACCCAACCAATCGTCGAAGGGAAAACGGATCACATAATGAAATGGTGGAAAGAAAAGAAAAACAAACAACAATCACCGGATAAAGTCTATCAATATCAAGAAAAGTCATCATAA